DNA sequence from the Penicillium psychrofluorescens genome assembly, chromosome: 3 genome:
GGACAATCTGCGGTCACATACTGCACGGTGTAGTTTGAGAAGACCTTGTTGAGCCAGCCCCGGCTCTTCATGTCCTTGTCGAAGCTGTCCAGGCCCTGGTGATCctcttcttgttcatctGCCCAGCAAGAAAGTACACCACCAGAATCTCTTTTCCGTTTAGCCGGGCGGCCATTCATTTTGGGGGTTCTCGGCCACGTGCATGTCCGTTTTCTGTTGTCCTTCGGTCGATTCATTTTTGAAAGCGTCTTTCTCGTCAAAACTGCACGCCAACTTTGATTAGTTTCTGATTTGTGGAGTGGCACCGTGGTTTCCAATTCACGTTCGATAAGAAGAATCTGGAATGCAAGAAATTGCCGAGAAGACTCCATCAACATCTAGATCTCAGAAGCCCGCGAGGTCCATACTTTCTCGTACGGCTAGTTTCATCCGGCTTTCTTGCCGGCCATCTATATCGTCGGTACTTTTATAGGCTTGCCGTTTCAAAGGTTCTTCTACTAACCCAGTCTGTCTCAGAATCGGCATACTGGAATTACGCGAGCCGTCCCAGCGTTGCCGACACTTTTCGTAGTGTTTTCGTTGCTGGTGGCGTTGTCGAAATCTTTCTCCGGTAACGGACATCAGCCACTAGATTGAGAACAGTTCTATAAACCATGTTAGAGGTAAAGCACTAGTACAAGCTTGATCTAACGACGCTTAGCTTCCTGTGGGTAATAACGGCCTGGACAACAAGCAATGCCGGCCCGCCGACTAACTAAGTAACTCATTCGAGGCACGTGTGTCAGCCACATACGTATAAACCAACTAAGTTAACACACACATATATTGATTATTCTTGTTCCAGGAAGCATTACCACTAACGTAAATGCGCTCGAAGAATAGCGCAAAAACCGAGAGTGAGTTATTACTTGATTAGGGCATTGGGGCCGGGCTCGCCGAACACGATCAAGTACGTCAGTATCTGGCATGGGTCAGGGGTAAACAGGGTGTTACCATGGAGCAGGTCACTATTGTTGGAATTCCATCCATTATTATTGTGTACGGACATAGTATGTAGTATTGACAAGGCACACCCTATCTGACCAGTACTATGGCGATCTAAGAAATTACGCGTTCCTGGATTTCTAAAAATAATGATACATTTGGGCGATTTGGCCAGTGAGAACCGGCGCCCGTGAGGGGCGGGGTCCATAATAAGCCCGAGGCTAGCATTATTCCTGTTCACTAGCGACGCGGTTGGGGCCGACAGTAACATCGGAGATTAGGGCGGCCTTGATTTTTTATGCGAAGTTCGTAAGCCTGACCGTGGCAAAACCACTATTGATATTCCCATCGGCATGGCCATTGGATTTTAAGTACAGATCTGTCCCACAAGGCtgttgtctttctttttgttcctGCAGCCACGCGGAATGAGCAAAAGCAATCGCTGTTGCCAAGACTAGAGCTATCAAGCCGCTCCCCCCTTTTTTCAGCATACGTCACTAGAGTATCGCGGAAGCAAGCATGAAGAGGGGAAATACTCTCCAGGACCTCACCCTTGGGGCGATGGTTCTGTCCGTTGGGCAGGACTACAGTCAATATGTCGATATATTGTGAGTTGCTTGTGtttgattttgtttttggttttttttttttgcgcTCGCCGGGGGAGATATGGCTGACACGCGAGCCAGTATGGGGACCAACACCGTGGGCAACAACTTCCCCGGTGCGGCGCGACCATTCGGGATGGTCAAGCTCGGTCCGGACCTGTACGACGAGGGCACAGATTCGTATGCGGGGTATCTGTCCACTGGTAATTTCTCTGGGTTCAGCATGATGCACGAGCAAGGCACTGGCGGTGCGCCGAAATATGGAACCGTCTCGCAGCTCCCGCTGGTTGGCAATATCAGTGATCCCCTTGCCAATATCACCGTCTCGCGCTCCGGAACAGACTCGGGCTCCGTGGGCTACTACAAGGCCACGACGGGACAGGGTGTCAGTGTCGAATTGACCTCCACGGCTCACGCTGGGATGTATCGCTATAGCTTCCCTTCGGGGTCGCAGAATAATGTGCTGGTTGATGTCTCGCATGTACTTCCCTCGTATCGGGGGATGGGCCTCAGTCAACATTATGAAGGGGGAGAACTCGAGGTCTTCGACGACGGTCATTATGAGGGCCATGGCGTGTACAACAACGGGTGGAATGAAGCCCCAGATTGGACAATCTATTTCTGTGAGTGACGGGTCAAAAGAAAATTTCTCACAGCCGCTGATAGTCGTTTGCAGGTGGCCATTTCAGCTCCACCCCGACCAGCAAGAAGCTCTATGCCGCTACTGGCTCTGGACCGGGCGTGCAACAGTCTGGCAGCTCTGTCTCATCAACATCGAACTCCACTCGAGTTGGCGGGCTTTTCACGTTCAAAGACAAACATGTGCTTTCCCGTGTTGGGATTTCCTGGATCTCCACTGAGCAGGCGTGTGACAACGTGGCTAATGAGATTCCCAAAGGCTCGAAGTTCGACATTGTTGTCTCGGATGCCGTCGCGGAGTGGAACATGAAGGTCTTGTCCAAGGTCAAAACAACCAACACTAACCAGACAACGCTCAACTTGCTGTACTCATCTCTCTATTTCATGCACCTGATCCCCACGAACCAAACCGGCGAGAATCCCGGCTGGAAATCATCCGAGCCATATTATTCCGATATCTTCACTTTCTGGGTACGTCTGTGTCACTGTCTGCAAGGAACCAAAGTCAACTGACATGAAACTCGCAGGATCTGTTTCGATGTGGCACAGCGTTAATGCAAGTCCTGCAGCCGCAGGCGTATGAGGAACAGATTCGCTCCTTGATCGATATCTGGCGAAATGTCGGGTGGATGCCCGATGCGCGGTCTTCAAACTACAACGGTCGCTCCCAAGGTGGATCCAATGCAGACAACGTCCTGGCCGATGCATACGTCAAGGGCGTGCGCGGCGCCGTCAACTGGGAAGACGGGTACAAGGCCCTGCTCGCCGATGCAGAGCACACGCCCCCGAATTATCCGGTTGATCCCATGGCGCCAGACTCCTCCACCCACGAGGGTCGGGGCGCGCTTCCTGATTGGATCAGTCTGGGATATATCAGTCCCCGATTTACTCGCGCCGGCACTCGGGCCGTGGAGTATTCCTGCAACGACTTTGGTCTGCATCAAGTAGCAAAggggctg
Encoded proteins:
- a CDS encoding uncharacterized protein (ID:PFLUO_004766-T1.cds;~source:funannotate), whose amino-acid sequence is MGTNTVGNNFPGAARPFGMVKLGPDLYDEGTDSYAGYLSTGNFSGFSMMHEQGTGGAPKYGTVSQLPLVGNISDPLANITVSRSGTDSGSVGYYKATTGQGVSVELTSTAHAGMYRYSFPSGSQNNVLVDVSHVLPSYRGMGLSQHYEGGELEVFDDGHYEGHGVYNNGWNEAPDWTIYFCGHFSSTPTSKKLYAATGSGPGVQQSGSSVSSTSNSTRVGGLFTFKDKHVLSRVGISWISTEQACDNVANEIPKGSKFDIVVSDAVAEWNMKVLSKVKTTNTNQTTLNLLYSSLYFMHLIPTNQTGENPGWKSSEPYYSDIFTFWDLFRCGTALMQVLQPQAYEEQIRSLIDIWRNVGWMPDARSSNYNGRSQGGSNADNVLADAYVKGVRGAVNWEDGYKALLADAEHTPPNYPVDPMAPDSSTHEGRGALPDWISLGYISPRFTRAGTRAVEYSCNDFGLHQVAKGLKKNQDAKKYLNRSRNWRHHWDPDQTSLGFSGFLVPRNSSGFIPSDPLANDGYWGDPFYEASSWAYSWNAVHDMKHMINLIGGAERTVDRLNTMFIDGASGSSGTIFDPTNEPMFNVPYLYNYVGRQDLSVKQSRAVAKDNYSTGSAGLPGNSDAGAMQTWLLWNMIGLYPVTGQSTFLIHSPWFESLTIDLGDDKTLNVTSTGGDGNGDSNYYVQSLKVNGKKWTQNWLTWDDVFARGGTLEFELGANAVNWSTGALPPSPASV